The following are from one region of the Amylibacter sp. IMCC11727 genome:
- a CDS encoding sensor histidine kinase has translation MNSFNLLVSICLIYVIALFVVAYIAERAADRGRFNFLRSPLIYTLSISVYCTAWTYYGAVGSAARNGLEFITIYLGPTLVFIGWWWVLRKLVRIGREQRITSIADLLSSRYGKSGFLAVLVTLLAVIGTTPYIALQLQSLALSFAVFTSSGGGSAPSPTATAFYVAVGLAVFTIVFGTRNLDANERHHGVVTAIAVEAIVKLAALVSVGVFVVWGVANGPSDIFSKMDPTLLNSGEIFNNRWLTLTLLSATAILCLPRMFQVIVVENDDEKHLATASWAFPLYLFLMSLFVLPIAIAGLSTLPENANPDLFVLTVPLAQGQNNLATFAFLGGFSSATSMVIVASIALSTMMSNHIVLPLWLRANASRNPASDDVRLMLLRSRRASIAVVLALGYLYFQFTGGTGALASIGLIAFLGVAQVLPAMIGGLFWSNATRSAAIAGICTGFALWAYTLFLPSFGGTFILTEATLQNGPFGIGWLTPQNLLNVQINDPLVHAVFWSLSMNILVFVLGSVLTTPTAIERLQSVQFINVFGQMPARRGITRSTPIEDFLILAQRILGREEAMALFREQAKLQGSGTPLPEPTSEFVSALEREFSGNVGAAAAHVMMEQVAGGAEISFEDMIAVADETAQIMEYSARLETQSAELAHTAEQLRTANDKLTQLSQQKDTFLSQVSHELRTPMTSIRTFSEILRDSDPLDPDQLNKFASIIHDESIRLTRLLDDILDLSFMENGRVQLNMETVPLSSIIERAMTTTQAQTSDTNAKILRDEMAEEVMLYTDPDRLSQVLINLITNALKHCGAKAPEIAVLSGIYKDRLVIDVADNGTGISKDDIGIIFEKFSKLSSKVTAGSAGLGLPISREIVKNLGGTLSYEGTEKGAIFRISLPYTNTQTKAAE, from the coding sequence ATGAATTCGTTCAATCTGCTTGTTTCGATCTGTCTGATCTACGTGATCGCGCTGTTCGTGGTGGCCTATATTGCAGAACGTGCGGCGGATCGGGGGCGGTTCAATTTTTTGCGCTCTCCGCTGATCTACACGCTGTCCATTTCCGTCTACTGCACGGCGTGGACGTATTATGGTGCTGTTGGATCAGCCGCCCGAAATGGGCTGGAGTTCATTACGATTTACCTCGGCCCAACGCTGGTGTTCATCGGCTGGTGGTGGGTCTTGCGCAAACTTGTGCGCATTGGACGGGAACAGCGCATAACATCCATCGCCGATTTGCTGTCGTCCCGATACGGCAAAAGCGGCTTTTTGGCGGTTTTGGTCACGCTTTTGGCTGTGATCGGCACAACGCCTTATATCGCGCTGCAACTGCAATCTCTTGCGCTTAGCTTTGCGGTCTTCACCTCGTCTGGCGGCGGGTCTGCACCGTCGCCAACTGCAACTGCATTTTATGTAGCAGTGGGATTGGCCGTGTTCACAATCGTTTTTGGCACACGCAATTTGGATGCAAACGAACGCCATCATGGCGTTGTCACCGCCATCGCGGTCGAGGCCATTGTAAAGCTTGCCGCCCTTGTGTCTGTTGGGGTCTTTGTTGTTTGGGGCGTAGCAAACGGCCCATCCGATATCTTTTCAAAAATGGACCCTACGTTGCTGAATTCAGGCGAGATTTTCAACAATCGCTGGCTCACGCTCACGCTGTTGTCTGCAACGGCAATTCTGTGCCTGCCGCGCATGTTTCAGGTGATCGTTGTTGAAAATGATGATGAGAAACACTTGGCCACAGCCAGTTGGGCCTTTCCGTTGTACCTTTTTTTGATGAGCCTGTTTGTTCTGCCCATCGCCATTGCGGGCCTGTCCACTTTGCCCGAAAACGCCAACCCTGATCTGTTTGTTTTGACGGTTCCGCTGGCCCAAGGCCAAAACAACCTCGCCACGTTTGCGTTTTTGGGGGGATTTTCCTCTGCCACATCGATGGTCATTGTGGCCTCCATCGCCCTATCCACGATGATGTCAAACCACATCGTATTGCCCTTATGGCTGCGAGCAAACGCCAGCCGCAATCCAGCCAGCGACGATGTCCGTCTGATGCTGTTGCGATCCCGTCGTGCCAGCATCGCGGTCGTATTGGCCCTCGGCTATCTGTATTTTCAGTTTACAGGCGGTACAGGCGCGTTGGCCTCCATCGGACTTATCGCGTTTTTGGGTGTGGCACAGGTGTTGCCCGCAATGATCGGCGGTTTGTTCTGGTCAAACGCCACGCGCTCTGCCGCCATCGCTGGTATCTGCACAGGCTTTGCGCTTTGGGCCTATACTTTGTTCTTACCAAGCTTTGGGGGGACCTTCATTCTTACGGAGGCGACCTTACAAAATGGCCCGTTTGGCATCGGCTGGCTCACCCCGCAAAATCTGTTGAATGTGCAAATTAACGACCCATTGGTCCACGCGGTGTTTTGGTCGCTTAGTATGAACATCCTTGTGTTTGTCCTCGGCTCGGTATTGACCACACCCACGGCCATCGAACGTTTACAATCTGTGCAGTTCATCAACGTTTTTGGCCAAATGCCCGCGCGCCGTGGGATCACCCGCAGCACGCCAATTGAAGATTTCTTGATCCTTGCGCAACGCATTCTAGGCCGCGAAGAAGCCATGGCCCTGTTTCGCGAACAGGCAAAACTTCAAGGTAGCGGCACACCTTTGCCCGAACCAACCAGCGAATTTGTCTCGGCACTGGAACGGGAGTTTTCTGGCAACGTTGGTGCGGCGGCGGCCCATGTGATGATGGAACAGGTCGCGGGTGGGGCCGAAATTTCGTTTGAAGATATGATTGCGGTTGCGGATGAAACCGCGCAAATCATGGAATATTCCGCCCGATTGGAAACCCAATCCGCTGAATTGGCCCATACCGCCGAACAATTGCGCACCGCCAATGATAAACTGACCCAGCTTAGCCAGCAGAAGGACACTTTCTTATCGCAGGTCAGCCACGAATTGCGCACGCCAATGACCTCGATCCGCACCTTTTCAGAGATTTTGCGCGACAGTGATCCTTTGGACCCCGACCAATTGAATAAATTTGCCTCCATCATTCATGATGAGAGTATCCGCCTTACGCGTCTGCTTGATGATATTCTGGATTTGAGCTTCATGGAAAACGGCCGTGTTCAGTTAAACATGGAAACTGTCCCACTCAGCTCGATAATCGAGCGGGCCATGACCACAACACAGGCCCAGACAAGTGACACCAATGCGAAAATTTTGCGGGATGAAATGGCAGAGGAGGTCATGCTCTACACCGACCCCGACCGCCTGTCGCAAGTGCTTATCAATCTTATTACAAATGCCCTGAAACACTGCGGGGCGAAGGCGCCTGAAATTGCGGTTCTGAGCGGCATTTACAAGGATCGACTGGTTATTGATGTGGCGGATAATGGCACGGGTATCAGCAAAGATGACATCGGCATTATCTTTGAAAAATTCTCAAAACTATCCAGCAAAGTCACGGCAGGCAGCGCGGGTTTGGGCCTGCCAATCAGTCGTGAAATCGTCAAAAACCTTGGAGGAACCTTGTCTTATGAAGGGACCGAAAAAGGCGCGATTTTTCGCATTTCTCTCCCCTATACAAACACCCAAACCAAAGCAGCGGAATAG
- a CDS encoding response regulator translates to MHERVLLIEDEPHIVEAISFLLTREGISVSTHANGSDAAETTARLAPDLVILDVMLPGKSGFDILEEIRSSDTVADTPVLMLTAKGQSRDRAAAQAAGASMFMTKPFSNKEIVANVKALLR, encoded by the coding sequence ATGCACGAACGAGTGCTTTTGATCGAGGATGAACCTCATATTGTAGAAGCGATCAGTTTTTTACTGACACGAGAAGGCATTTCCGTCAGCACTCATGCCAATGGCAGTGACGCGGCTGAAACAACAGCGCGGCTTGCGCCCGATTTGGTTATTCTTGATGTGATGCTTCCTGGCAAAAGCGGCTTTGATATCCTTGAAGAAATTCGCAGTTCAGACACCGTGGCTGACACGCCCGTTTTGATGTTAACCGCAAAAGGCCAATCCCGCGACCGCGCAGCGGCACAGGCCGCTGGTGCGTCCATGTTCATGACCAAACCTTTTTCCAACAAAGAGATCGTTGCCAACGTCAAAGCGTTGTTGCGATGA
- a CDS encoding XRE family transcriptional regulator, translating into MARTLIGTRIRERRRAKKLTQTALAKAVGISASYLNLIEHNRRGIAGRTLIALARELGMQPADLSEGADAALINALTEAAKTDPNAVPEVDRIEEFVGRYPGWAKLLSSVSRTTQEQQETLTAMSDQMAHDPFVSETMHQILSNITAIRSTASILATESEIPPDMQERFLSNLHNDSQRLSDTAEKMVDFFDREERSETPTPTTAVAHDFWASNNYVLDQGVAPTPSSNTQSAPILHNSIERFSKLDTAMPSATFVDEAEKARFDPLAISKAFDVNVMDVLFRLAHMPPDADFPIFGLIEVDMSGAVLMRKPTAELTLPLYSSACPLWPVYRAFAHPGQILRAPMEMPSGDRVLTYALAEAVGEKDYTLPPILRSTMIFSADPKVLGKHQPAPVLAGLHCSVCPRKSCEARRVDYILA; encoded by the coding sequence ATGGCACGAACTTTGATTGGGACCCGTATTCGCGAACGCAGACGCGCCAAAAAGCTGACCCAAACCGCTTTGGCAAAGGCCGTGGGAATTTCCGCCAGCTATTTGAACCTGATTGAGCATAACAGGCGGGGAATCGCAGGTCGCACGCTGATCGCACTTGCACGCGAATTGGGTATGCAGCCCGCAGACCTGAGCGAAGGGGCAGATGCAGCCCTGATCAACGCTCTAACCGAAGCCGCAAAAACCGATCCCAACGCGGTGCCAGAAGTGGACCGCATCGAAGAGTTCGTTGGCCGTTACCCAGGCTGGGCCAAACTGTTGTCGAGCGTATCGCGCACCACGCAAGAACAGCAAGAAACGCTGACGGCCATGTCCGATCAAATGGCCCATGATCCGTTTGTGTCTGAAACCATGCACCAAATTCTGTCCAATATCACCGCAATCCGATCCACCGCGAGCATCTTGGCCACAGAAAGCGAAATCCCGCCTGACATGCAGGAACGTTTTTTAAGCAACCTGCACAACGACAGCCAAAGATTATCTGACACGGCAGAAAAGATGGTCGATTTTTTCGACCGCGAAGAACGATCAGAAACCCCTACTCCCACCACCGCAGTGGCCCATGATTTTTGGGCGTCCAACAATTACGTATTGGATCAAGGCGTCGCCCCAACACCCAGCAGCAACACACAATCAGCACCAATTTTGCACAACAGTATCGAACGGTTTTCCAAACTCGACACCGCAATGCCCAGCGCCACCTTTGTCGACGAGGCTGAAAAAGCGCGGTTCGACCCTTTGGCTATTTCTAAAGCCTTTGATGTGAACGTGATGGACGTTCTGTTCCGTTTGGCACACATGCCGCCTGACGCGGATTTCCCAATTTTTGGCCTGATCGAAGTGGATATGTCTGGCGCTGTTCTTATGCGCAAACCCACAGCCGAACTTACATTGCCGCTTTACTCGTCTGCTTGTCCATTGTGGCCCGTTTATCGCGCATTCGCCCATCCAGGCCAGATTTTGCGTGCCCCAATGGAAATGCCGTCTGGGGATCGCGTTCTGACCTATGCCTTGGCCGAGGCGGTTGGTGAAAAGGACTACACTTTGCCCCCCATCTTACGATCTACCATGATCTTTAGCGCCGACCCAAAGGTGCTGGGCAAACATCAACCGGCCCCTGTGCTGGCAGGGCTTCATTGTTCCGTGTGCCCACGCAAGTCCTGCGAAGCACGGCGTGTTGACTATATCCTTGCCTAA